In one Echinicola marina genomic region, the following are encoded:
- the purL gene encoding phosphoribosylformylglycinamidine synthase, producing the protein MILFFQSPQKNTIYALEANQPVAPADLEKLSWLFGEAHQLHQEKVEGKYAGPRKEMITPWSTNAVEITANMGIQGIIRIEEFTLQGENSSIDPMLQASYNGLDQHIFTIDLQPQKVISITDIKAYNEKEGLALSDEEIEYLEGVSNSLNRPLTDSEVFGFSQVNSEHCRHKIFNGTFIIDGEEKENTLFQLIKKTSVKHPNKIVSAYKDNVAFVKGPKAQQFAPKSQDKADFFQPETIDTVLSLKAETHNFPTTVEPFNGAATGSGGEIRDRLAGGTASIPLAGTAVYMTSYSRSEAGRSWEKDLKERNWLYQTPMDILIKASNGASDFGNKFGQPLISGSVLTFEHEESGKQYGFDKVIMLAGGIGFTRENYSLKNTPVKGNKVVIMGGDNYRIGMGGSAVSSVNTGEFSNSIELNAIQRSNPEMQKRVANVIRAMAENDHNPIISIHDHGAGGHLNCLSELVEETGGTIDIDKLPVGDPTLSAKEIIGNESQERMGLVIGEKDVDTLQKISERERAPFYVVGETTGDMHFKFENMKTGEKPVDWNLSHMFGSSPKTILTDKKSQSNFSEPVYQNTDLGKYIKEVLQLEAVACKDWLTNKVDRSVTGRVATQQTTGEIQVPLNNVAVMAMDYTGTKGIATSIGHAPVAALANPEAGSKLAIAEALTNLIWAPIEDGLSGVSLSANWMWPAKNEGENDRLYRAVEAVSDFAIDLGINIPTGKDSLSMTQKYPDGKTVYSPGTVIISSVGECSDIRKTVTPDLKPVEGSKLIYIDFSKDNAQLGGSSFAQVVNKVGNTPPTVKDSAYFAKAFAAVQQLIENGDILAGHDISSGGLITVLLEMTFPTTKCGLKVQPNQLDEKDLVKALFSENPGVVLQVKDHAKVAEQLEAARISYKDIATVSLDGKVELEGIDLSLDVAEHRDTWFKSSFLLDQKQSGAKLAKDRFDNYKNQALSFSFAKDWEGSFDAFKLNPYRKGSTGIKAAIIREKGVNGDREMAYSLWLAGFDVKDIHMTDLISGRENLEDVNMIVFVGGFSNSDVLGSAKGWAGAFLYNEKAKTALDNFYARPDTLSLGVCNGCQLMVELGLINRQHDVKPKMLHNESHKFESSFVNVDIPENNTVMFGSLAGQRLGVWVAHGEGKFSLPKEKEAYNIGMTYSYEAYPGNPNGSDYAVAGLASQDGRHLAIMPHIERALFPWNWPSYPAGRKEEEISPWVEAFVNAKNWVASHQ; encoded by the coding sequence ATGATTCTCTTTTTCCAATCCCCACAAAAGAATACCATCTACGCTTTAGAAGCCAACCAACCTGTTGCACCTGCTGATCTTGAAAAGCTCTCCTGGCTATTTGGAGAAGCCCATCAGCTACATCAGGAAAAAGTGGAAGGCAAATACGCAGGCCCCAGAAAAGAAATGATAACCCCTTGGTCTACCAATGCGGTGGAAATCACAGCCAATATGGGCATTCAGGGTATCATAAGAATTGAAGAATTCACACTTCAAGGGGAAAATAGCAGCATAGACCCTATGCTACAGGCAAGCTATAATGGCCTCGACCAACATATTTTCACCATTGACCTTCAACCTCAGAAAGTGATCTCCATCACTGATATCAAAGCCTATAATGAGAAAGAAGGGTTGGCATTAAGTGATGAAGAAATTGAGTATTTGGAAGGGGTAAGCAATAGCTTGAACAGACCTTTAACAGACAGTGAGGTATTTGGTTTCAGCCAGGTAAACTCAGAACACTGTAGACATAAAATCTTCAACGGTACCTTTATTATAGATGGAGAGGAAAAAGAAAACACCCTTTTCCAATTGATCAAAAAGACCTCCGTTAAGCATCCCAATAAAATTGTTTCGGCCTATAAGGACAATGTGGCTTTTGTCAAAGGACCAAAAGCCCAGCAGTTTGCGCCTAAATCACAGGACAAGGCTGATTTCTTTCAGCCTGAAACCATAGATACGGTGCTTTCCCTAAAAGCAGAAACGCACAATTTCCCAACTACTGTGGAGCCTTTCAATGGCGCAGCCACTGGTTCTGGTGGAGAAATCAGGGATAGACTGGCAGGTGGTACTGCCTCCATCCCATTGGCAGGAACTGCCGTATATATGACTTCTTATTCCAGAAGTGAAGCTGGAAGAAGCTGGGAAAAAGACCTTAAAGAAAGAAATTGGTTATACCAAACACCAATGGATATCCTGATCAAAGCTTCCAATGGAGCCAGTGATTTTGGAAACAAATTTGGACAACCTTTGATCTCTGGTAGTGTCCTTACCTTCGAACATGAGGAATCGGGTAAACAATATGGCTTTGACAAGGTGATCATGTTGGCGGGTGGCATTGGATTTACCAGAGAGAATTACAGCCTTAAAAACACCCCGGTAAAAGGCAATAAAGTAGTCATCATGGGTGGTGACAACTACCGCATCGGAATGGGGGGTAGTGCCGTTTCTTCAGTTAATACCGGAGAATTCAGCAATTCCATCGAATTGAATGCCATCCAGCGTTCTAACCCAGAAATGCAAAAAAGGGTAGCCAATGTCATCCGTGCCATGGCAGAAAATGACCATAACCCTATTATCTCCATACATGACCATGGAGCTGGTGGTCACCTTAACTGTCTTTCTGAATTGGTAGAAGAAACTGGGGGAACCATTGATATAGACAAATTACCAGTCGGTGATCCTACCCTATCTGCCAAGGAAATCATTGGAAATGAATCCCAGGAAAGAATGGGCTTGGTGATTGGCGAAAAGGATGTAGATACCTTACAAAAAATCTCAGAACGTGAACGCGCTCCATTCTATGTGGTTGGTGAGACTACAGGAGACATGCACTTCAAGTTCGAAAATATGAAAACTGGTGAGAAGCCTGTGGACTGGAACCTTTCCCATATGTTTGGCAGCTCACCAAAGACCATTCTTACTGATAAGAAAAGCCAAAGCAATTTCTCTGAGCCGGTTTATCAAAATACCGATCTTGGAAAATACATCAAAGAAGTACTCCAATTGGAAGCGGTTGCTTGTAAAGATTGGTTAACCAATAAAGTAGACCGATCTGTAACAGGCCGAGTGGCTACCCAGCAAACTACGGGTGAAATCCAGGTTCCATTGAACAACGTGGCTGTCATGGCCATGGATTATACAGGTACCAAAGGTATCGCCACTTCCATAGGTCATGCACCCGTAGCAGCTTTGGCCAACCCTGAAGCCGGTTCCAAATTGGCCATTGCTGAGGCATTGACCAATTTGATCTGGGCGCCAATCGAGGATGGATTGAGTGGCGTTTCCTTAAGTGCCAACTGGATGTGGCCAGCCAAAAATGAAGGAGAAAACGATCGTCTTTATAGAGCAGTAGAAGCAGTAAGTGATTTTGCCATCGACTTGGGCATTAACATCCCAACTGGTAAAGATTCACTTTCCATGACCCAGAAATATCCTGATGGAAAGACGGTATATTCTCCAGGTACTGTAATCATTTCCAGTGTTGGAGAATGTTCTGATATCCGTAAAACGGTTACCCCAGATTTAAAACCAGTAGAGGGCAGTAAATTGATCTATATTGACTTCTCCAAAGACAACGCTCAACTAGGCGGTAGTAGCTTTGCTCAGGTAGTTAATAAAGTGGGCAATACTCCTCCTACTGTAAAAGACAGCGCCTATTTTGCCAAAGCCTTTGCTGCTGTTCAGCAATTGATCGAAAATGGCGATATCCTGGCAGGACATGACATCTCTTCAGGTGGTTTGATTACTGTGCTATTGGAAATGACTTTCCCTACTACAAAGTGTGGATTGAAAGTTCAACCCAACCAATTGGATGAAAAAGACTTGGTAAAAGCATTGTTCAGTGAAAACCCTGGTGTAGTCCTTCAAGTTAAAGATCATGCTAAAGTAGCGGAACAACTTGAGGCTGCAAGAATCAGTTATAAGGATATTGCCACTGTTAGTCTTGACGGAAAAGTTGAGCTGGAAGGCATTGACCTTAGCTTGGATGTAGCTGAACACAGAGATACTTGGTTCAAATCTTCCTTCTTATTAGACCAAAAACAAAGTGGGGCCAAACTGGCCAAAGACCGCTTTGATAATTATAAAAACCAAGCCTTATCCTTCTCTTTTGCTAAAGATTGGGAAGGCTCATTTGACGCCTTTAAACTTAATCCTTACAGAAAAGGATCTACAGGTATCAAGGCTGCCATTATCCGTGAAAAAGGAGTAAATGGAGACCGTGAAATGGCTTACTCTTTATGGTTGGCCGGGTTTGATGTCAAAGATATCCATATGACGGATTTGATTTCCGGCAGGGAAAACCTAGAAGATGTCAATATGATCGTCTTTGTAGGTGGATTCTCTAACTCTGATGTTCTTGGTTCAGCTAAAGGCTGGGCTGGTGCTTTCCTTTATAATGAAAAGGCCAAGACGGCATTGGATAACTTCTATGCACGTCCTGACACCCTAAGCTTAGGCGTTTGCAATGGCTGTCAGCTAATGGTGGAACTGGGACTGATCAACCGCCAGCATGATGTGAAGCCTAAGATGCTGCACAATGAAAGCCATAAATTTGAATCTTCCTTTGTGAACGTGGATATCCCAGAAAACAACACCGTCATGTTTGGTTCTCTTGCTGGACAAAGACTGGGCGTATGGGTAGCTCACGGAGAAGGCAAGTTCTCCCTACCTAAGGAAAAAGAAGCCTATAATATTGGCATGACCTATAGTTATGAAGCCTATCCAGGCAATCCAAATGGCTCTGACTATGCAGTAGCAGGTTTGGCTTCTCAGGACGGTAGACATTTGGCTATTATGCCGCACATCGAGCGTGCCCTATTCCCATGGAATTGGCCGAGCTATCCAGCTGGAAGAAAAGAGGAAGAAATCAGCCCATGGGTTGAGGCATTTGTCAATGCCAAAAACTGGGTTGCCTCTCATCAGTAA
- a CDS encoding recombinase family protein: MMETADLYVRVSTDEQADKGYSQRNQEEVLVRYCNNHGITVNRVIYEDFSAKTFYRPEWSRLLGQLKEKGNKSNLVLFTKWDRFSRNAGDAYMMINTLRKLGVEPQAIEQPLDLSIPENKMMLAFYLAAPEVENDRRALNIFHGMRRGLKEGRWLWMAPFGYRNARDSFKRPIIEIEEEEAAHVKWIFENLAAANYSSEQVLLHARRRGAKLPKNKFWRIVRNPFYCGKLYVPEFNGEKGHFVKAQHQALISEDLFYRVQDALQLKKRKRRTEIVSPEEIPLRGFLKCPKCSRNLTASASKGRNQYYHYYHCTSKCGVRFKAKDVNTSFRKFLSKYKPKKGMIDLFEMVFNQAFLSENKIDLSEKRKLKSAIEKLEQKISKTRDLYIDEKLDIEDYRVVKRRCEEEIERLEAKGTKIESIITQDIPEKVKKALEMAERLDLFFDTADLGIKRKIIGSIFPENIVFDGKQHRTARVNEFFRAIYQINSMIACKKISPKSKNSTLDRVVDPLGLEPRLF; the protein is encoded by the coding sequence ATGATGGAAACGGCTGATTTGTATGTAAGGGTGAGTACAGACGAACAAGCAGACAAAGGTTACTCACAGCGGAACCAGGAAGAGGTGTTGGTTCGGTATTGTAATAATCATGGAATTACCGTCAACCGGGTGATATATGAAGATTTTTCTGCTAAAACATTTTATCGTCCAGAATGGTCTAGACTTCTTGGGCAACTTAAAGAGAAAGGGAATAAGAGTAACCTCGTGCTATTTACCAAATGGGATCGCTTTAGTCGAAATGCCGGAGATGCCTATATGATGATCAATACCCTCCGAAAGCTGGGGGTAGAGCCACAAGCCATCGAACAACCCTTGGACTTGTCAATCCCTGAAAATAAAATGATGTTGGCCTTTTATCTGGCAGCACCCGAAGTAGAGAATGATCGTAGGGCATTGAATATATTTCATGGTATGCGGAGAGGATTAAAGGAAGGTAGATGGCTTTGGATGGCACCCTTTGGATATAGAAATGCTAGGGATAGTTTTAAACGTCCTATTATAGAGATTGAGGAGGAAGAGGCAGCTCATGTAAAATGGATTTTCGAAAACCTTGCAGCTGCTAATTACTCCTCAGAACAGGTGCTTTTGCATGCCAGAAGAAGAGGGGCTAAACTGCCAAAAAATAAGTTTTGGAGGATTGTTAGAAATCCGTTCTATTGTGGGAAGCTTTATGTCCCTGAATTTAATGGTGAAAAGGGACATTTTGTAAAAGCTCAACATCAAGCCTTGATTTCAGAGGATCTGTTTTATAGGGTGCAGGATGCGTTACAGTTGAAAAAGAGAAAACGAAGGACTGAAATTGTAAGTCCAGAAGAGATTCCTTTAAGAGGTTTCTTAAAATGTCCTAAATGCAGCAGGAACCTTACTGCAAGTGCTTCAAAAGGTAGGAATCAATATTATCATTATTACCACTGTACATCAAAATGTGGTGTGAGGTTTAAGGCCAAGGATGTAAATACCTCTTTCAGAAAATTCCTATCGAAATACAAGCCCAAAAAGGGTATGATAGACTTATTCGAAATGGTCTTTAATCAAGCTTTTTTAAGCGAAAATAAAATTGACCTGAGCGAAAAAAGGAAGCTGAAATCAGCCATAGAAAAACTGGAACAAAAGATTTCCAAAACCAGGGATTTGTACATTGATGAAAAACTGGATATTGAGGATTATCGAGTGGTAAAAAGAAGGTGTGAAGAGGAAATAGAACGATTGGAAGCCAAAGGGACAAAAATCGAATCAATCATTACCCAAGATATTCCAGAGAAAGTCAAAAAGGCCCTTGAAATGGCAGAGAGGCTTGATTTATTTTTTGATACTGCTGATTTGGGAATTAAAAGAAAGATAATTGGTTCGATCTTCCCCGAAAATATCGTCTTTGACGGTAAGCAACATCGAACCGCTCGGGTGAATGAATTCTTTCGGGCTATCTATCAGATTAACAGTATGATAGCCTGTAAAAAAATAAGTCCAAAGTCGAAAAATTCAACTTTGGACCGAGTTGTTGACCCACTAGGGCTCGAACCTAGACTCTTCTGA
- a CDS encoding JAB domain-containing protein: MDIKNRNLVSNQVSEIILSYQPKIKLSNLPKITSSKEAYELLIGNWDQSKLRFIEQFKVMLLNRANKVLGIVNISTGGISGTVADPKLIFASALKTNSSAIILSHNHPSGNRMPSRADRILTKKIVELGVLMELPVIDHIIVTSESYYSFSDDGGL, encoded by the coding sequence ATGGATATCAAGAACAGAAATCTCGTGTCAAACCAAGTATCGGAAATAATTTTGAGCTATCAGCCAAAAATCAAATTGTCAAATTTGCCAAAAATCACTTCATCCAAGGAAGCATATGAACTGTTAATTGGGAATTGGGATCAATCCAAACTGCGATTTATAGAGCAGTTTAAAGTGATGTTGTTGAACCGGGCCAATAAGGTTCTCGGAATCGTAAATATATCTACTGGGGGTATATCTGGAACTGTGGCTGATCCCAAGTTGATTTTTGCCAGTGCTTTAAAGACCAATAGTTCAGCAATCATCTTAAGCCATAATCATCCCTCGGGAAATCGTATGCCTAGTAGGGCAGATAGGATACTTACCAAAAAGATAGTTGAATTGGGAGTATTGATGGAACTGCCAGTAATTGATCATATTATTGTGACCTCTGAAAGTTATTATTCATTCTCAGATGATGGAGGGCTGTAA
- a CDS encoding IS1595-like element ISEvi2 family transposase, translating to MNIINFINRFPDESSCVEFIRQKRGQAGIVCKRCDCTKHYWLANKKSFQCSSCSFRTSIKSGTVMENSNLPIRTWLLAMTFITATKKGFSASELQRQLGMKRYEPVFRMYHKLRKVMGKRDDIYRLEDMVEYDEAFVGQVTKSPNKLKRGRGSQKRSIVAVMAESTVLEDLETGKSDKSCRYFKMKKIKNLEAKTAQNLVREFIDPNSVLQTDMSTTFSDLSDCIDVHVKEISGTEKGHFNLKWVHIAISNLKKHLQTYHMISERMMQNYLDEFCYKLNRRYFGQKLFDRLIIAAIYPYWHDCG from the coding sequence ATGAATATCATCAACTTCATCAATCGGTTTCCTGACGAATCTTCCTGTGTCGAGTTTATCAGGCAGAAAAGGGGCCAAGCTGGTATTGTCTGTAAAAGGTGCGACTGTACCAAGCATTATTGGTTGGCCAACAAAAAGTCCTTTCAATGCTCTTCCTGCAGCTTCCGAACAAGTATCAAAAGTGGTACGGTTATGGAAAACAGTAACCTTCCGATCAGGACATGGTTGTTGGCCATGACCTTCATTACAGCTACCAAGAAGGGATTCAGTGCATCGGAACTGCAAAGGCAGCTGGGCATGAAGCGATATGAACCTGTTTTCAGAATGTACCATAAGCTCCGCAAGGTCATGGGGAAACGCGATGATATCTACAGGCTTGAAGATATGGTCGAGTATGACGAGGCTTTTGTGGGCCAAGTCACCAAAAGCCCGAACAAGCTCAAACGAGGCAGGGGCAGCCAAAAACGGTCGATTGTGGCGGTAATGGCCGAATCAACGGTTTTGGAAGACCTTGAAACGGGCAAGTCCGACAAGAGCTGTAGATATTTTAAGATGAAGAAGATAAAGAACCTGGAGGCGAAAACTGCTCAGAATTTGGTCAGGGAATTTATTGATCCAAACTCCGTGCTTCAAACAGATATGAGCACCACCTTCTCAGACCTGAGTGATTGTATAGATGTGCATGTCAAGGAGATATCGGGAACCGAAAAGGGGCACTTCAACCTCAAATGGGTACACATTGCTATAAGTAACTTAAAGAAACACCTGCAGACATACCATATGATAAGTGAAAGAATGATGCAAAACTATCTTGACGAGTTCTGTTATAAGCTCAACAGAAGATATTTCGGTCAAAAACTATTTGACAGGCTCATCATTGCTGCTATTTATCCCTACTGGCATGATTGCGGATAA
- a CDS encoding DinB family protein, producing the protein MIMTQTELIILNFKEIRRRSIALWQGLPKSHYNWKPDENATTAIEMVRHVLEADYGWNIIINNGDMSTYSTPWKNRPFQSVEDELEFAKPYREIFLNSVQKFSDRELIENTIIHPGNGELKPLGQYLLRIGYHESVHAGQFISYLRGMGVERPFIWD; encoded by the coding sequence ATGATAATGACTCAAACTGAATTAATTATTTTAAATTTTAAAGAAATAAGGCGCAGAAGCATAGCACTCTGGCAGGGACTCCCCAAAAGCCATTATAATTGGAAACCTGATGAAAATGCAACAACTGCTATTGAAATGGTTAGGCACGTCCTAGAGGCTGACTACGGTTGGAATATTATCATTAATAATGGTGATATGTCAACTTACAGCACTCCATGGAAGAATAGACCCTTTCAGAGTGTTGAGGATGAACTTGAATTTGCTAAACCATATCGAGAAATATTTCTAAATAGTGTACAGAAGTTTTCAGACAGAGAGCTTATTGAAAACACTATTATTCATCCTGGTAATGGGGAATTGAAACCACTCGGACAATATTTATTACGAATAGGTTATCATGAATCTGTCCACGCAGGGCAATTTATTTCGTACCTGAGAGGAATGGGGGTAGAGCGACCATTTATTTGGGATTAA
- a CDS encoding nucleotidyltransferase domain-containing protein, with protein sequence MKDIFSDYILQREELLARIAQELQLNKTRLERMKSAYNAVSELLKNDEDFFEGLEIEIYAQGSTRIETTVKPINNEDFDLDAVLHIYDPYFNHSPEEIYSALVKALEKDDYYKDIMEKKTRCVRLNYKGDFHMDILPACMPDFFEKEKIKIPEKALKAWSSGNPKGFAKWFLRISNTVGETLLKRHSQVLLSQVEAEPLPEELYSKTPLQRAVQLIKRYRDIYYEKRDYRVSSIVITTLAAHFYQGETSIYESIDQIVARISNEYQDAIRFGYRFKVLNPVNGEEDFTDSWSEQHYQSFFDFISAFQKKWQSLKETFKYSNKEYIELFGEGIYKKSLNEQHLYFSQSTNDPLIKSSSLITSGIAYTNSKGNINRREGVKNEAHHSYGGDY encoded by the coding sequence ATGAAAGATATATTTAGTGACTACATCTTACAACGAGAAGAATTGCTTGCGAGAATTGCCCAAGAATTGCAATTGAATAAAACCAGGTTGGAAAGAATGAAATCAGCATACAATGCTGTTTCAGAACTACTAAAAAATGATGAAGACTTCTTTGAAGGTCTTGAGATAGAAATATATGCTCAGGGTTCAACGAGAATCGAAACTACCGTGAAGCCTATTAATAACGAAGATTTTGACCTAGATGCAGTATTACACATTTATGACCCTTATTTCAATCATTCCCCAGAGGAAATATATTCAGCATTGGTAAAGGCTCTGGAAAAGGATGATTACTACAAGGATATAATGGAAAAGAAAACCAGATGTGTACGATTAAATTACAAGGGGGATTTTCATATGGATATTCTTCCTGCATGTATGCCAGATTTCTTTGAAAAGGAAAAGATTAAAATTCCAGAAAAAGCCTTAAAGGCATGGTCTTCAGGTAACCCAAAAGGATTTGCTAAATGGTTCCTAAGAATCTCTAACACTGTAGGGGAGACTTTGCTTAAAAGACACTCCCAAGTCTTGCTTTCCCAGGTGGAGGCTGAGCCATTACCTGAAGAGCTTTATTCAAAAACACCGCTTCAAAGAGCTGTGCAGCTCATCAAAAGGTACCGGGATATCTATTATGAAAAAAGAGATTATAGGGTTTCTAGTATCGTCATAACAACTCTGGCCGCCCATTTCTATCAAGGAGAAACTTCCATATATGAGTCAATTGATCAAATTGTTGCCAGGATTAGCAATGAATATCAGGATGCGATAAGGTTTGGATATAGGTTTAAAGTGTTGAATCCTGTAAATGGTGAGGAAGACTTTACTGATTCCTGGAGCGAACAGCATTATCAAAGCTTTTTTGATTTTATATCTGCTTTTCAAAAGAAATGGCAAAGTCTTAAAGAAACATTTAAGTACAGTAATAAAGAATACATCGAATTATTTGGAGAGGGTATATATAAAAAATCGCTGAATGAACAGCATTTGTATTTTTCCCAATCAACTAATGACCCCCTAATAAAATCAAGTAGTTTAATCACAAGTGGAATCGCCTACACGAATTCCAAAGGGAATATTAACAGGAGGGAAGGCGTTAAAAATGAAGCTCATCACAGCTATGGAGGAGATTATTAG
- a CDS encoding SMODS-associated NUDIX domain-containing protein yields the protein MGVYTGLLSLAKPIITKGASIAWENREHLGLFFKTRFTKYKDMDIRFSMSGIYKIQIPGTNKYLLVLNRRIPDQLQPVGGAYKRFGDDSLFNKWGYRPDNSRNGLDVDDKSSKDLRFMVKGRYVIEVLNWFDSKQERETEPRREFKEELIDTGILDSDVFNYFDQKHIRRFSKNLVWSDYFTCFEILTYDVFELKPNEEQRRALVELDKQGTKLGNGFAIVSCDDIQQLRLMEGNRQVARIGHHSKLLINQTF from the coding sequence ATGGGAGTATATACAGGATTATTGTCACTCGCAAAACCAATCATTACTAAGGGCGCATCTATTGCCTGGGAGAATCGTGAACATTTAGGCTTGTTTTTCAAGACCAGATTCACAAAATATAAGGATATGGATATCCGCTTTTCGATGAGCGGAATATATAAGATACAGATACCTGGAACAAATAAGTATTTGTTGGTCCTTAACAGAAGAATACCTGACCAATTACAACCTGTGGGAGGAGCTTATAAGCGCTTCGGAGATGACAGTCTCTTCAATAAATGGGGGTATCGACCAGATAATTCAAGAAATGGACTGGATGTGGATGATAAAAGTAGCAAGGATTTGCGGTTTATGGTGAAAGGAAGATATGTAATAGAGGTGTTGAACTGGTTTGATAGCAAACAAGAAAGAGAGACAGAACCACGAAGAGAGTTCAAAGAAGAGTTAATAGATACAGGAATTCTTGATTCAGATGTCTTCAATTATTTTGATCAAAAGCATATTAGGAGATTTTCGAAAAACCTGGTCTGGAGTGATTACTTCACTTGTTTTGAGATATTAACCTATGATGTGTTTGAGCTAAAGCCTAATGAAGAACAAAGGCGAGCACTTGTGGAACTAGATAAACAGGGAACCAAATTAGGAAATGGTTTTGCCATTGTCAGTTGTGACGATATACAGCAGCTCCGCCTTATGGAAGGTAACAGGCAGGTTGCCCGAATCGGACACCATTCAAAACTATTAATTAACCAAACCTTTTGA
- a CDS encoding lecithin retinol acyltransferase family protein, which translates to MELKKLKLENRNSLEAGDVLIRNKSAFGLIDHYGLYIGNGKVIDNHPDRGVTMLALESFLNGRELNRVDRFAGDYWSRRQVVQKGISMIGMEYHLTDFNCEHFVNVARGSAKKSQQVTAMGIFLLFFVIIFGLNRA; encoded by the coding sequence ATGGAATTGAAAAAATTGAAATTGGAAAATCGGAATTCCTTGGAGGCCGGAGATGTACTCATAAGGAATAAAAGTGCCTTTGGGCTTATAGATCATTATGGGCTCTATATAGGTAATGGAAAGGTGATTGATAACCACCCAGACAGAGGAGTGACCATGTTGGCTTTGGAGTCCTTTCTAAATGGTAGGGAATTGAATAGGGTGGATAGGTTCGCAGGTGATTATTGGAGTAGGCGCCAAGTGGTCCAAAAAGGAATATCCATGATAGGTATGGAGTACCACCTCACTGATTTTAACTGTGAGCATTTTGTAAATGTGGCAAGGGGATCGGCTAAGAAAAGTCAGCAAGTAACAGCCATGGGTATATTCCTGTTGTTTTTTGTAATCATTTTTGGGTTAAATAGAGCGTGA
- a CDS encoding sigma-70 family RNA polymerase sigma factor, whose product MNDWKKYENMATRELIDIFQDPCHINREEAFYVLVYRFRQDLLNFCEIRCKNFGQSFEVAEELVHSVFESYAKKPGFNIENSKGKNDDDSFLIYLIGIAKNRLVDIYRIQKKKQDGKWSDGSESLITKLPELPYTASPESKMIYKIISSLPYSHRVIYLTYIAYENAGCNLPRKLLKELRDHLNIEQSTIRGYKKEAMDKINIAKEAFRTAESEKNEIG is encoded by the coding sequence ATGAATGATTGGAAGAAATATGAGAATATGGCAACCAGGGAGCTGATTGATATTTTTCAAGATCCTTGTCATATTAATCGAGAAGAAGCATTTTATGTGCTGGTCTACAGATTCAGACAGGATTTGCTTAATTTTTGTGAAATTAGATGCAAAAACTTTGGCCAGTCATTTGAAGTTGCGGAGGAGCTCGTTCATAGTGTTTTCGAGTCATATGCCAAAAAGCCAGGTTTCAATATTGAAAATTCAAAAGGAAAAAATGATGATGATTCATTCCTTATTTATCTAATTGGAATTGCAAAAAACCGGCTAGTAGATATTTATCGTATTCAAAAAAAGAAACAAGATGGAAAATGGTCAGATGGTTCTGAATCTCTGATCACTAAATTGCCTGAATTACCTTACACTGCATCACCAGAAAGTAAGATGATCTACAAAATAATAAGCTCATTACCTTATAGTCATAGAGTGATATACCTTACATATATCGCATATGAGAATGCCGGTTGCAATCTTCCAAGAAAACTACTTAAGGAATTACGCGACCACCTAAACATCGAGCAATCCACAATAAGAGGATATAAAAAGGAAGCGATGGATAAAATTAATATTGCGAAAGAAGCCTTTAGAACTGCTGAATCAGAAAAAAATGAAATCGGATAA